The nucleotide window CTTCGACCTCCTGCTCACTGCagcttggggggcgggggggacaaCGACCCAGTCCTGACAGAGATCAGGCAGGGTGTCCCCAGGAAAGGGACGTTCTGTGCCCCTGCCCTGGGTCTTGGGTGGTGGAGACTATCTGGGAAGTGGGCCTCCAGGGGCCTGGTCAGTGTGGCTAGTGGGCCTCAAGTCTTGGGGAACCTCCGGAGACTGGGCTGGGCCAagtcctgggggtggggtgggggatgggagcaGAACCCCGGGAACAAGCCCCATCTGGCGGTGTGTCCTGATAGGCAACCCTGCTGGACCCTGGGCCCCAGCACAGGGAATAAGGGGTCCAGCTGggggacttcctggaggaggcaggtaGAGTGCCACAGGCAGTCCAGGGCATGAAGGGCACGGGTACAGGCGGTTGTGGCTCCCATGACCCCAGGCTGCCTCCACTGACCTCCAACTCCTGAGGGCTCTGGATCACCAGCCTCACCAAccagcagcccaggtgtaaagctGCTCTGGCCAGGCTTGAGCTGCTGATTCATGGCAGCCAGCTGGGCAGGGCACAGAGGGCGGGACAGGGGGCCCTGGGAATCCTGTTACCCTACTCCTTCTCAGACCCCCATCGCTGGGCTAGGGGAGGATGTGGCAGGGGGCTGGGAGCTCTGATCTCCAGGAGCATCTGGTCCAGGATGGGTCCCACTGAGGGGTAAGGGGGCGCTGAGAGGCCCAGTAGGGCCCTCCTTCACCCGCAGGGTCAGGCACACCTTCCTGGAGAGAGCGGAGAGGCTCAGGCTGGGCTTTGAAGGACAAACAGGAGGGAATAagctgggcaggggctgggaCGCGCAGAGGGACTTGCGAATGCTCGCAGCAGGCTCCCCACATGCCAAGTagggggagagaagggagctggGGTGCACAGGGCCCAAGGGGAACCTACAGGACCACCTTCTCTGGCTCCCTGGGGTTGGGAGGCCTGGGGTCTGTGGTCACAGGGAGGGGTGTTGGGGATGCAGCCTAAGTTTGGGAGACAGAACGAGCTCTCCCATACGGACCCCACAGGTGCTGGGGACCTCACACTGGGGAATGGATGGAtcaggcgggggtggggggcgctCAGGTGTGGGGGGGTGGAAGTTGGCGGGCTGCTGGACAGTGGCGTAGGGCTGGGGATAGAAGTCCGACGGCCTCAGGCTGCCCAAGACGGGCCCAGCGCCCTGGGGGCATGGTTAGtgaggaggagacaggagccccaAGCTAAGACACCCCCGACGCGGGCCCGGGGGTTCAGCCTGAGTGCGGGGGCGAGCCGGGGGTCTCCGACACCCCTTCCGGTCCGGTTCCAGGCTGGGACTGAGCTTCGGGGCGGCGCTCCCTCCCCCTCCGTCCCCTCCCCCCAGTCTCGGGTGCTCCCGGGCCACAGCCGCCTCGGGTTTCCGGAGGGGCCGAGGGCGGGCGGGGGCGTCACGTGCGCGCGGCCCGGGGGCCGGTTGGTCcgcaggcaggggaggggccgCGCGCTACGCGGTCTGGGGCTGGGTCGGGCCGGGGTCGGCGGGACGGGAGAGCCTGGAGGACGGCGACCCGGAGGGAAGAGCCGGGAGCGGCAGtgcccggcggcggcggcggcggcggcggcgggcgggcggcgtGGAACCGGCTCTCCCGCGCGGTGGCCCGCGGCGCGCGCCCAGGGAGCCCGCCGATCCCGGTTCCTGGTCCCGGGGCGCGGCGCCCGTGGGGTCTGCGGCGGGGGCGGTGCCCGGGCCGCCATGAGCTCTCCGCCACCCGCCCGCAGGGGCTTTTACCGCCAAGAGGTGACTAAGACGGCCTGGGAGGTGCGCGCGGTGTACCAGGACCTGCAGCCCGTGGGCTCGGGTGCCTACGGCGCCGTGTGGTGAGCGCAGGCCGCGCGGGTGGCTGGGCGGGGTGAcccggccctccctccctcccaccgctAAGCGGTGCGTCCCGCAGCTCGGCCGTGGACAGCCGCACGGGCGCCAAGGTGGCCATCAAGAAGTTGTACCGGCCCTTCCAGTCCGTGCTGTTCGCCAAGCGCGCCTACCGCGAGCTGCGCCTCCTCAAGCACATGCGCCACGAGAACGTGAGTCGCGCGGGGTCCTGGGCTCAGGACGCCGCGTCCGTCGGCGCCGCTCGTCGCCCTCCTCCCCGGCTCCTAGGCGTCCCCCTGTGCCGTGGGGCGGGTGTCAGGGCACTGTCCCCGAGAAGGGTGGGCGGCTCCAGTTggtgagggcagagcccctcctctCTCTGAGGGAGACTGCTGCCCCAGGGCTTGGTCCTCTCCTCCTAGGCCAGTCCCTGGGCAGGACTTAGCTCCTTGGCTTCCTCCTGGGGCCGCATCTGGCTCCTAAGCCCAGGCTCTGGTCAGGGGCCGGCCACTTGCCCAGGCGGATCATCCATGTCTCACCCAAACGCTGCCTCCAGCCAGGAGCCTGAAGTTAGAGGACGCTCCAGGGAGAGGAGCGATTTTCCTGGAAGGGGCACTTATCCTCTTCCCCGCTGCCCGACCGCAGGCCCCCTTCTCCAGCCGGTCCAGCCCCTCCTGAACCCACTCTGCTCCAGTCTACCTCCTGAGCCTCAGCCCTAGGAGTTGGGGCCCTGGGAACACAGAGCAGGCATAGTGTTGGAGTCAGCATCCTGGCTGTCACCTCGGAGCCTTGGGGTCTGGGGTGGTGAAAGGGTTTAGAGAGTTGATGTGTGGAGGGCACTGGGCGCAGAGACGCTGGCTTCATGTCCATGGGGGCTTCACGGACAGTGGGGAAGGGACAGATCTGGGCGCTTACCAGTTGTTTCCACATCTGCCCGTGGGACACAGCTGCCATGGGCCTCTTTCGTGGCTGTTGCTGGCTGCTAAGAGCCCTTCTCTCCGCCAGGGGAGCTCCTGTTGTTTCTTGATGCAATCCTCCTGCGGCCatgacctctgccccctcccacaGAAGCCACTCCTGTCTCACCCCACTTCTGGGCCCAGTCTGAGGCATGGTGGTTTGGGCACCCACAGGTGGTCTGACTCCTCCCGGGTCATCAGAGCCGCCAGCACTCCCTGGAGGGAATGAGTCCTTGTGTCCAGCCGGAAACTTGTCCCCTTGGTTCCTGGCTGATGCCCATGCCCACCCTATTAGCCCCTGGCTGGCTCTTCATTCTCTCAGCCTGCCCGTCTCCGCCCTTATCTCTTCCCAGGTGAAATCCATTCATGGTGGACCCCAGCCCAGCCTTGGCCTCACTACCTCCTGGTCACACCCAGGCCTGTCCCCGTGAGGGCAGACAGGCTTCATCCGGTTTCTCCCTTACTGCCCCTcactcccacccacccacccttctCATCCAGCAGGGTCTTTGGGCCTTCTGTTCAGTTGCTTCCCACCCCTGATCTGGCCCAGCcccctcctggggcctgccccccAGCCTGTGCTGGGGCCACCCCACTGTGCGGTGGGTCCTACCATCCCCATCCAGCTCCTCACCCGCCAGCACCCAGCACTGCCTCCAGGCACCCCACACACAAGCTGGGAGGCTGGCCTATTGTGAACCCATTTCCTTGGGAGGAAACAGGCTCTGAGAGGCTGTGGAGCGGCTGCCACGTGCTCTAGTCCTGCCCCTTCCGCCCTCCACTTCaagcctctccctctccttctcccctacTTCTGCTGCGATCTGCACCGCAGAGGCACAGAAGTCTCCGTCAACCTGACAATCCCCTTAATCTCGGGGATCCGGTCCTCTGTTCTCCTCCCTCTTGCTACAATACCCTCCCAGTGCCCCAGGCCCCTCTCTGGATGTCCTGCtctgttctctcctcccctgcTGCCCATGGCTCTGGCCCCAGTGGCTGCAATGGTCATCTAGCTGTTCCTCCACCTCACGTTCACTCTTACCTCACTCCGGTCTGCccccacacagcagccagggagACACATTCAGTATCATGCCTGTTTAAACCCTTCCTCGGTGGCTCTTAGGATGGAAGCCAAGCCTCACCTGGCTGTGAGGGCCTCCTCCGGCTCCCTCTGGCCTCTCCTTGGCTACTCCCTGGCCTGGGCCTCGGCCACCTGGCCTCCCTCCCCATGTTCCTCAAACGCTCGAAGTGTTCTCCCTCCTGCCTCGGCCACCATCCACATGACCTCTGCCAGGTGTCCCCCCTGCCAACCGCTCGGATGTGAAGGCCTCCCTGGGTTCCTGGAGGCCCTGTCACTCTGAGCCCTGGGGCCAGTTGTCACATTACCTGTCTGCTGTCCATCACCTTTGACCAGGGGTCTCTGGGGTCAGGGGTTTGGTCATAGTGCTGCCCGCCTGGGCCTCTCCAGCAAAGGAAGAACCTGCCAGATTCTAGCTCTCCCCCAAGGGGCTGTCCCCACCCTGATCCTGGGTCTTCAAGGAGGACAGGAAAAGGGGGAGGAAGGGTCAAGGGGCTGGAGCTCCTTGGACGGCTGGAAGCTGACCCAGACttggggctgcccctcccccagaggATCCCAGCTGTCACCATCCAAAAATAGCCTGTGTCTGTGGGCATGTGTGCCAGGCCGGGTCGTGCTGCCAGTGGGCAGAGCCAGGCAGTAGGGGGAGACGGGTACAGCTGCAGGGGGCTTTCCTGCCTGAGCACCGTATCAGCCTCAGAGGTGTATTCGAGCTCCCGCGCCCTCCGCTGTGTCCCTATCCCACTTGGTGCTCCGGCCCCTCCCCAGGTGATCGGGCTGCTGGACGTGTTCACTCCTGACGAGACCCTGGATGACTTCACAGACTTGTGAGTGCTGGCCGGGGCTGGTGGGCAGGGCAGAGCAGTGTTGGGTGGCTCCTGGGTGTTCTGGGTTGGTGTGGGGACCCACTTGAGACAGGTCTCTCCCTGCAGCCTGGATGGGGGTCGGGATGCAccctgcccaccccctccctACAGCACAGTCCACCCACCTGCCACGTGCCCCTGGACCCACGGCGCTGGCACATCCGGGTGGAGCCTGGGCCTCCTGCCACGCTTGGCCCTGGGCCCTCCCCAGTGCTGGAGGTGCGAACCTTGGGCCTGAGTGTTTGCTGGCCGGCAGGTCCTGTGCTCTGGGACCCTGGCACCGAGTATGTGACGTGTAACTGGAGCTGCTGGCCTTCGCtggcaggcagggaggggtggCAGGGAGGACCCTCTGCCCCTGCTGAGCCTGCCCTGTGGCTGCCCAGGCGGCCCCCTCTGGACTCACACTGTTGTCAGCCAAGagccaggggctgggctgggaagGCCAGGCTCCTGCCGTCCGACCTTGCAGAGGTCGAGGACCATACTGGCTTCAGTGTCCTGGCGGGGTGCTAAGTAtctctcccctctgtctctctccctccgcctGCCCAGCCTGCCCCTCTGACCCAAATGTCCCACTGGCCCCACCGCTGCTCTGACTTCCCTCTACCCGCCTGACATTCTGGGGAGGGCGGGTGGGTAGAAGGAGCCGCGGGTACTCCTTGGAGGTGGGTGGAGCCTGGGGTGGCAACGTGGGAGGTGGAGGCCTGATGCTGTGGGTGACGGGGCCTCCCGGGGTCTGGGCCTGGGCCCAGGCCCAGTAGGTGTGATCCCCACTGTCTGCACCCCGCCCTGACCCCTGCAGCTACCTGGTGATGCCGTTCATGGGCACGGACCTGGGCAAGCTGATGAAGCATGAGAAGCTGAGTGAGGACCGGATCCAGTTCCTCGTTTACCAGATGTTGAAGGGGCTgaaggtggggacatgtgtgcgGGGGGCAAGCCGCAGGAGCAGGCAGAGCCCCtccaggctgggctggggctcTGAGGTCCCAGTAAGTTGACCTCTGCtgaccctctctctctccccacagtaTATCCATGCTGCTGGTGTCATCCATAGGGTGAGTCCTGGCTGTGTGGGTGTGCGAGGGGCTCGACCCCTAGGAGCCTCCATTTCTCCCCTGTAAGGGAGCATGatggggtccagtggggagtgtGCACCACACCTGCACACAGCCTTGGGGGTCCCAGGCACCTCCACCCTTATGAGAAGGGCTGCAGGCATAGGCCGGCCGAGTGTGGCTGCTCCCACATCCAGCTGCTGTGCGGGCTCTGGCTCTTGTACACCCTGGTGGGCAGGACCACATGGCCACCTTCCCTCTGCCCAGGACCTGAAGCCTGGCAACCTGGCAGTGAACGAGGACTGTGAGCTGAAGGTGCGTGTCAGGTGCGGGGACTCAGGGGTTCCTTTCCCACCTGCCCGTTTGCCTGCTGCATCCTTAGCCCTCAGGCCTGCAGGAGGgctggcccaggcccaggcccaggcagagagACCAGACCCCAGCCATCCAGGCAGTGGTCGAGCAGCGGATAGGCAGATGGGCCCTGGGGAGGCACTCGATGGGGCGCATTGAGCACACTCCCATCCCTGCTTGAAGGGAAGGGTGGGATGTGTCCCCAGTCCCCCATGCCTGATCAGGGCAGGATCGAGATGGCCTCCCCAAAGGTGCTGGCCAGGTCCTGGGGGTCAGTGGAGAGTggaggagcaggaagaggagACCCCCTGGGGTACCTGCTCCTAAGAGTGGGGGGAAGGCAAGGTTGGCAGGCTGGGTGCACTGGCTGTGGGGAGGAATCCTGGCAGAGGCTTGGGCATCCCTGGCCATGACCTCAGGCCCTGGAGGGctggcaggaggccctggcctgCCCAGTCCCCTTGGGGTCCCCTGGACCACAGCCTGGCCCACCCACTCCCTGGGGGCCCCTTTGCCCCACCTTCCTGATTCTGGCTGCAGATCTTGGACTTTGGCCTGGCCAGGCAGGCAGACAGCGAGATGACCGGATACGTGGTAACCCGGTGGTACCGGGCGCCTGAGGTCATCTTGAATTGGATGCACTACACACAGACAGGTGAGAAACTGCCTAGAGTCTCAGGGCCACCACTGTGCCAGCCTCCCTATTTCTTCAAAGGAAGGCCCATGGTGGCTGCTCCGCAGGGAGGCTCCTGAGTTGGGATGGGAGCCAGGCGAGGACGGGGCAGGCTAGATGTCCTGTGTCCATTTCCATCCCCCCGAACCCCCGTGTGTgtgttcccccaccccccaccctcccctgCCCACAGAGCCCTGATGTGGGGGCTTCTGTCTCAGTGGACATCTGGTCGGTGGGCTGCATCATGGCAGAGATGATCACGGGGAAGACGCTGTTCAAGGGCAACGATCGTATCCTACACCTTGGGGAGCAGGCTGGGGGGTGGGTGAACTCTGCTCTCTGGCCCCTGCTGTGCTCCTGACCTTGCCGCAGACCTGGACCAGCTGAAGGAGATCATGAAGGTGACGGGGACGCCTCCTGCTGAGTTTGTGCAGAGGCTGCAGAGTGATGAAGTCAGTCAGGAGCCGAGGGTGGGCTGGAGGGGCCGGTCCGGGTTTGGGGGCAGGTCCCTCACCCTTTCTTCCCGCACAGGCGAAGAACTACATGAAGGGCCTCCCTGAGTTGGAGAAGAAGGATTTTGCCTCCATCCTGACCAATGCAAGCCCTCTGGGTAGGGCTGGACTGGGGGGAGTGCGGGGTCCATGACCAGGGCTCTGGGGCGTGGGGCCCTCTCCTTGGTCTCACCTGACCTGCTGTCCCCCCAGCCGTGAGCCTCCTGGAGAGAATGCTGGTGCTGGATGCGGAGCGGCGGGTGACGGCGGCCGAGGCGCTGACCCACCCCTACTTCGAGTCGCTGCAGGACACGGAGGACGAACCCAAGGCCCAGAAGTACGACGAGTCCTTTGATGACATGGACCGCACGCTGGACGAGTGGAAGCGTGAGTGGGTGCTCTGGgcagggcctgtgctgggcccccgacCCCGTGCAGGTGGCCAGGCTCAGAGCCCTGGGTACCCCCACCCCGGGATGCAGGTCAGGTGAGAAACACGACAGGAGGTCAGAGAGAGGGCAGTGGGGCTTCCTGGCTGAGGTGGCCTCTGGCTGGGGCTGAAGGATGAAAGGGAGGGTGTTCCTGAAAGGCTCGGCACACACAGGAGCAGGAGATAAGTTCTGGAAATCGTGGGGAGGCAGCTCCCGGCCCCAGACCTGCTGGCCCCGCCCCAGTGCTGCCCAGCCTCCCCACGTCCAGGCCAGAGCCCCTGGCCAGCTTGGAGCCCCTCCACACCTCTCGCCCCCCAGGCCTCTACTCACACCTCAGACTTGTCCTCACCTCCCCTTGCCCCTTTCAGGACCCAGCCACCTGAACAACTGCATACCCCTTATGTCCTGCTGGCAGGATAAGGTCCACCCCAGGCAGCCCACAgtgcctcccaccccccaccccttgcCTGTCCCCTTCAGCCCCACTGAGCAGTTCAGATGGCTGTCCCCTTACACCAAGGGCCCCTGCCCTCATCTTTGAGGGCCAATCAACACCTGCTTGACCTTAGGCTGGGCTCAGGGCCTGCCCGGTCCTGAGGCCTCCCTCTGGAACTAGCCTCATCTGTGTCCACTCCAGAATGGCAGGCCACGGGGGCTGGGCTTGGTGTCTTTCTCTCGGTGGCTGCAGGACCAGCCTGGAGGAACAGGGATGTGTGAAGGCAGCAGTTAGCACTGTTGGGGCCGTGGCATATGGCTGCCGCTGTGTCCTGGGCCCcgtcctggctctgcctcagacCCAGGGCTTTGGTcctgtgggggggtggggggggctggGTTGTGGTTCTCCAACCATGTTCCTTAGGGCCCCCGGGTGCCTTGGTGCCTCCAGCAGGGGCTCCACCCTTGTCTGTGCTGTGTTTTGTGCTTATaagtttggtttggtttgatgAAAGTTTTCTGCTGCTAAAAAAGATAACTCGAAAACCACAAGCCACAGGATCTTCTCTGTGGTCCCCGCCCACACAACTGTGGTGAGAGCTTTTGCTTTTACTGCAGACCATGGTGGACAGGTGGTCTGCTGATGGCTGAGCCCGGTGAGGAATGTGAACTCATCACTTCCTGTTTCCCCAGGAAAAGCCAGCCTTGCAGCAGTGGCCTCTTCACACATACCTTCCCTGTGTGGACTGACCCCTG belongs to Diceros bicornis minor isolate mBicDic1 chromosome 25, mDicBic1.mat.cur, whole genome shotgun sequence and includes:
- the MAPK12 gene encoding mitogen-activated protein kinase 12 isoform X5, coding for MSSPPPARRGFYRQEVTKTAWEVRAVYQDLQPVGSGAYGAVCSAVDSRTGAKVAIKKLYRPFQSVLFAKRAYRELRLLKHMRHENVIGLLDVFTPDETLDDFTDFYLVMPFMGTDLGKLMKHEKLSEDRIQFLVYQMLKGLKYIHAAGVIHRDLKPGNLAVNEDCELKILDFGLARQADSEMTGYVVTRWYRAPEVILNWMHYTQTVDIWSVGCIMAEMITGKTLFKGNDHLDQLKEIMKVTGTPPAEFVQRLQSDEAKNYMKGLPELEKKDFASILTNASPLAVSLLERMLVLDAERRVTAAEALTHPYFESLQDTEDEPKAQKYDESFDDMDRTLDEWKRVTYKEVLSFKPPRQLGAKVSKETAL
- the MAPK12 gene encoding mitogen-activated protein kinase 12 isoform X4 — encoded protein: MSSPPPARRGFYRQEVTKTAWEVRAVYQDLQPVGSGAYGAVCSAVDSRTGAKVAIKKLYRPFQSVLFAKRAYRELRLLKHMRHENVIGLLDVFTPDETLDDFTDFYLVMPFMGTDLGKLMKHEKLSEDRIQFLVYQMLKGLKYIHAAGVIHRDLKPGNLAVNEDCELKILDFGLARQADSEMTGYVVTRWYRAPEVILNWMHYTQTVDIWSVGCIMAEMITGKTLFKGNDHLDQLKEIMKVTGTPPAEFVQRLQSDEAKNYMKGLPELEKKDFASILTNASPLAVSLLERMLVLDAERRVTAAEALTHPYFESLQDTEDEPKAQKYDESFDDMDRTLDEWKREWVLWAGPVLGPRPRAGGQAQSPGYPHPGMQVRCHI
- the MAPK12 gene encoding mitogen-activated protein kinase 12 isoform X1, which gives rise to MSSPPPARRGFYRQEVTKTAWEVRAVYQDLQPVGSGAYGAVCSAVDSRTGAKVAIKKLYRPFQSVLFAKRAYRELRLLKHMRHENVIGLLDVFTPDETLDDFTDFYLVMPFMGTDLGKLMKHEKLSEDRIQFLVYQMLKGLKYIHAAGVIHRDLKPGNLAVNEDCELKILDFGLARQADSEMTGYVVTRWYRAPEVILNWMHYTQTVDIWSVGCIMAEMITGKTLFKGNDHLDQLKEIMKVTGTPPAEFVQRLQSDEAKNYMKGLPELEKKDFASILTNASPLAVSLLERMLVLDAERRVTAAEALTHPYFESLQDTEDEPKAQKYDESFDDMDRTLDEWKREWVLWAGPVLGPRPRAGGQAQSPGYPHPGMQVRMSLLTETACGAKACLATLGAVGLGYSSPVRVDSPCGRTWAG
- the MAPK12 gene encoding mitogen-activated protein kinase 12 isoform X3, with amino-acid sequence MSSPPPARRGFYRQEVTKTAWEVRAVYQDLQPVGSGAYGAVCSAVDSRTGAKVAIKKLYRPFQSVLFAKRAYRELRLLKHMRHENVIGLLDVFTPDETLDDFTDFYLVMPFMGTDLGKLMKHEKLSEDRIQFLVYQMLKGLKYIHAAGVIHRDLKPGNLAVNEDCELKILDFGLARQADSEMTGYVVTRWYRAPEVILNWMHYTQTVDIWSVGCIMAEMITGKTLFKGNDHLDQLKEIMKVTGTPPAEFVQRLQSDEAKNYMKGLPELEKKDFASILTNASPLAVSLLERMLVLDAERRVTAAEALTHPYFESLQDTEDEPKAQKYDESFDDMDRTLDEWKHWSGEAEQVPSLPLGWLALGPPFREHVHQARNVDAVDSWWESLSFKSSWMFWI
- the MAPK12 gene encoding mitogen-activated protein kinase 12 isoform X2, with protein sequence MSSPPPARRGFYRQEVTKTAWEVRAVYQDLQPVGSGAYGAVCSAVDSRTGAKVAIKKLYRPFQSVLFAKRAYRELRLLKHMRHENVIGLLDVFTPDETLDDFTDFYLVMPFMGTDLGKLMKHEKLSEDRIQFLVYQMLKGLKYIHAAGVIHRILDFGLARQADSEMTGYVVTRWYRAPEVILNWMHYTQTVDIWSVGCIMAEMITGKTLFKGNDHLDQLKEIMKVTGTPPAEFVQRLQSDEAKNYMKGLPELEKKDFASILTNASPLAVSLLERMLVLDAERRVTAAEALTHPYFESLQDTEDEPKAQKYDESFDDMDRTLDEWKREWVLWAGPVLGPRPRAGGQAQSPGYPHPGMQVRMSLLTETACGAKACLATLGAVGLGYSSPVRVDSPCGRTWAG
- the MAPK12 gene encoding mitogen-activated protein kinase 12 isoform X6 — encoded protein: MSSPPPARRGFYRQEVTKTAWEVRAVYQDLQPVGSGAYGAVCSAVDSRTGAKVAIKKLYRPFQSVLFAKRAYRELRLLKHMRHENVIGLLDVFTPDETLDDFTDFYLVMPFMGTDLGKLMKHEKLSEDRIQFLVYQMLKGLKYIHAAGVIHRDLKPGNLAVNEDCELKILDFGLARQADSEMTGYVVTRWYRAPEVILNWMHYTQTVDIWSVGCIMAEMITGKTLFKGNDHLDQLKEIMKVTGTPPAEFVQRLQSDEAKNYMKGLPELEKKDFASILTNASPLAVSLLERMLVLDAERRVTAAEALTHPYFESLQDTEDEPKAQKYDESFDDMDRTLDEWKRCPCLRRQPVGPRPA
- the MAPK12 gene encoding mitogen-activated protein kinase 12 isoform X7, with protein sequence MRHENVIGLLDVFTPDETLDDFTDFYLVMPFMGTDLGKLMKHEKLSEDRIQFLVYQMLKGLKYIHAAGVIHRDLKPGNLAVNEDCELKILDFGLARQADSEMTGYVVTRWYRAPEVILNWMHYTQTVDIWSVGCIMAEMITGKTLFKGNDHLDQLKEIMKVTGTPPAEFVQRLQSDEAKNYMKGLPELEKKDFASILTNASPLAVSLLERMLVLDAERRVTAAEALTHPYFESLQDTEDEPKAQKYDESFDDMDRTLDEWKREWVLWAGPVLGPRPRAGGQAQSPGYPHPGMQVRMSLLTETACGAKACLATLGAVGLGYSSPVRVDSPCGRTWAG